The bacterium DNA segment TTATTTGATAAAAAAATTTGAACTTTAACTTTGCTTTTAATATAGTATAAAACTGGATAAATATTCTTATCAGAAAGACAGGGTTGAGTAAATACTTACATATATTAAAGTCAGCACACTCTATATTTACGGCAAAATATATTAATTAAATATGAGAGGGATTGAAGGAAGCAGTTATAAATTTGCCATCTATTAGTTCTTTTATTTTTTTTGGTATTTTATCATCAATTTTAATAAGAAATTTCCATATATGTTTTTTCCCAATAACAGGAGGAAATGATTCTCCTGAATAAATAATTTTTAAATTATCCTCTTTTATTATCTCTTCAACCATTTTTTTCCTTTTTTCCAAAGGTGTTTTTTTACTTCCTTTAATTTCTATTTTTAATAATTTTGAAAATGGTGGATATCCAATTTGTTTTCTTATTTTTATTTCTTTTTCAAAAAAAATATCTTCATTTCTTTCTTTTATTGCCTTGAAAATTTCAAGTTCAGGGCTCCCTGTTTGTATTATAAGAAAACAGGTATTTTGAGTCACTGAAAGAAATTTATGGACAAGAATAAAAAATTTTTCTTCTGCTGAAAAATCATTTAAATTTAGGTATAAATCAGCATTTGAAAAAATAATAAGTCCAAAATCAAACTTTTTTATAACTTTCTCAATAATCCCTGTCCCAATTAGAATATCAAATTCATCATCAATTATTTTTGACTCCCCTGTGAACTTCTCTATTTTTAAATTTTTATATGTTTGTTTTAAAACATTTGCCATTTTTTCAATTCCATATGATTTAAATGTTATTTTTTTACTACCACATTCAGGGCATTTTTTTTCAAATTCAAAATATGTTTTGCAATATTTACAAAAAAGGGTCTTACCATCATCAGATAAAGTCAATAATGTGGAGCAATTTTTACATGTAAATTTATAATTACATTTTTCACATATTAGAATTTTACTTCCGCCCTTTCTGTTATGAACAATTGCTACTTTTTTCTTTTTTATTATTGTCTCTTCCATAAGAGATACTGCCTCTTTTGTAAGAAAAGTTAAGTTTTTATCCATTAGTCCTTTTCTTAACTTCAAAATATATATTTGAGATGGGTTTTCTTCTTTTCCAAGCACAACTGAACCATATCTGCCATTTTTTATATCTAAATAATTTTCAACAGAAAGACAATTTTCACCAATATATAAAGAAGTGCCTATTTTTTCATTTTCAAATTCAGCAATTTTTAATGTTTCATATTTAGGTGTTTGTCTTTCTAAATATGCCTGATTTGTTGCATCTTCAATTATTATTGAAGAAGGGTCAGAAATTGGAAGAAATATACAAATTCTTGTCCCAATTATAATATTTCTTTCACCATTTGCTATTTCTACCCATTTTTCTCCTTTCTCTTTTCTTTTCATTTCTCCATAATATAAAATACAATTTTTAAATTCAGTATTTAAAAAAGAAAAATATTCTTTTGCTATTTCAACTTCTGGTAAAAGAAATAAAACAGAGCCATCTTTTATGTTTTCTTTTATTAAATTTAAGTAATAATTCTTTTTCTCATCTTCCTTTTTAAAAATAATAATTTTTCTTTTGCCTTTTTCTTTTTTTCCCTTTTTCTCTTTTATATCAAAAGAGGTATGTCTGATGGGTAGTGTCCCTATTATTGAGAATATTGCCTGACCAAGTGAAGAAATAAATGTCTCTGAAATAAAATTTGCTAATTGATAGAGATAAGAATTTATTATAGGACATTTATCATATACTTTTATTACTTTTTTAAGTTCTTGTTTTTCCCCTTTTTTAACACTTACAACAAAACCAACTTTTTTCGTTTTTCCAAAGGGAACAAGAACTCTAACAAAAGGAGCAATTTCTTTATCAATTAGATATTCAAATTTTTTATCAACAGGAATGTCAAAGACAACTTCAATTATATTCATTTATTTTTTCTTTTAGATGTTTTATATATGACGGGTCTGTTCCACAACAACCACCTATAAATTCCACAGGAAAATTTTTACACATAAAAAGGCAATTTTCTACAAATTCTTCTTTATTTTCAGGATATATAACTTCCCCATGTAGAAGTTTAGGAATTCCAGCATTTGGTTTTACCCATAATGATTTTTCTGTTAAAGAATATATTTTTTTAACAATTTCTTTCATTTGCTCTGAACCAACTCCGCAATTTATACCAATTATTTTTACTTCTATATTTCTTGTCCAGCTGATATAATCCTCTATTGTGTTTCCCATAACTGTTCTATATTCTTTCCCAATCTGAAAGGAGAGACAGGGAATAATTGTAATTTGGAAATTTTTCTTTAAAATAGAATAGGCAATTTCAAGTTCAGAAAGGTCTGTAAATGTTTCCAGAACAATTATATCAACTTTCCCTATAAAAAATTTTGCCTGAGATAAAAAAATCTCTTCACACTCTTCTTGTTTTATATTCCCATAAGGGTAAAGTAATTCACCAGTTGGTCCTATATCTCCCGCAACTAAAATATTTTTTTTATTCTTAACTTTTGTGGCAATTTCAATACTCTTTTCATTTATTATTTGATGTTTATCTTCTAATTTTTTTTTACTTAAACGGGCTTTATTTGCCCCAAAAGTATTTGTCAAAATTATTTCTGCACCACTTTCTACATATTCAGTATGTATTTCTTCTACAAGGTCATCTCTTTCAATACAGGCAAGTTCAGGCGTTAGACCCTTATAGCCCTTTTTTGTAAGATATGTCCCTATCGCTCCATCAATTAAAGTAATTTTCTTATTTCCCATTTATAATTATTATTCCATATAACTTGCACATTGTTTTTCATTTTCCCATACAATTACTTTTTCTAATTTTATAGGTAAATTCTTTAATAGTTCCTTCAATTTAGTAAAAATATAGTAAGAAATATTTTCAGAAGTTGGGTTCGTTTTATTAAAAAAGGGAATAGTATTCAGGTTTTTGTGGTCTAATTGTTTTAAAATAAAATCTAATTTTTTTTTCAAGATACCAAAATCAATAAGAAGTCCTGTATTATCAAGAGTTGTCCCACTTACAATAATTTCAACTTTCCAATTATGTCCATGTAAGTGTTCACATTTACCTTTATAATTTTTTAATCTATGAGCAGATGAAAATCCCCCTATTACTTTTATTTTATACATTGGGAACATTATGGAGAGTATATTCTCCACTTTCCGGGAAAATTTTCCTAATGACTTTTTCAGTATAAGGACTTATATCACTAAAAAAAAGTTTTATTTTTCCTGTTTGCTTGTTATCTTTTAGGTTATTACTTTCTAAATATTTTTTAACATTTAATGCAACCTCATATGATGGGTCAACAATATTTACATTTCTCCCAATTGTCTCTTGAATAACCTTTTTCAAGTAAGGATAATGAGTACAGCCCAATATTAAAGTATCAATATTCTTTTTTTTTAACCTTTTTAGATAATATTCTGCTATAAAATATGTACAGGGAGCAGTAAATAACCCTTCTTCTACAAGGGGAACAAATAAAGGGCAGGACATTGAGAAAACGGATATATTTTTATTATGTTTTTTGAGAAGTTTTTCATATTTTCTACTTAATATAGTTGCAGAAGTTCCTATTATACCTACTCTTTTTTTCCCTGTTATTTCAATTGTTTTTTTAATTGCTGAGGAAACAACATCAATTATATTAAGAGAGGAAAATTTTCTTTTTAATAATTGTCCAGCAAGAGATGAAGCAGTATGACAGGCAATAATAATAACCTTTGGGTTAAATTTTAATAAAAAATTTACATCATCTAAGGCAAATTTTTCTATAAGTTTTTTTGATTTTGTTCCATAAGGAACTCTTGCAGTATCTCCAAAATAAATAATGTCCTCATATTTCAAAATATTTTTGACTTTTTTAACAACACTTAATCCTCCTATTCCTGAATCAAATATTCCTATTGGATTTTTTTTCATTATTCAATTATCTTTCTTGATTTAAGATATTCAATTATTGCATTACCAAGTGACTCTGCAATTGCCTGTCTTACCTCTGCATCTTTCAAATTTAATTCAATATTTGGATTACATATAAAACCAATTTCTACAAGAACTGAAACCATCGGAGTGTATTTTAAAACATAGTAATTTCCTTCTTTCGCTCCTCTATCAGGAGTTAAAAGACGTTCTGCAAGTTTTTCCTGGACAAACTCTGCAAGAATTTTACTTTCTTCAATTGTGTTTGTGGTATTTAATTCCAGTAAAATATCTGTCAACATTCCTTCGTTTGTTGCCTCATCCCGTAAAATCCCTTCGTCATTAACTATTTTTGGTAAATTTTCAACTCTTTGTTTTGTTCTTGGATAATATGTCTCAAAACCATTTGCATCAAACCTGTTATATTTTGCTGAGTTTGTATGGACACAAAAAAACATATCTGCATTTAAAGTATTTGCCATTTGTACTCTCTCCTCTAATGTTAAAAAAACATCTTCATCTCTTGTTTGATAGACCTTTACATTAGAAGATTTACCAAAGTATTTGCGGAGATAATCTACCAGCCGTGATGAAACATCTAAATTGACATCTTTTTCTCTGAGACCAAAATTCCCTATTGCACCAGTATCTTTTCCCCCATGTCCAGGGTCAATTAAAATAACATATGTATTCCCTTTTTGGCTTTTTTCTTCCACTTGAATTTTCCTTTGTGGAATTGGATTTTCTTCCTTTGTTTCTGGGACTTGAGAAAAAATAGATGAAAAATTATCCAATGGGACAAGAACCTCTCCTTCAATTTCTTTTATAGGATATTTTAGATTTATTGTCTTATTTCCAAATATTACTTTATCTTCCCCAACCCTGAATTTTATTTCTTCACCCTTATAAATTATAAAAACCCTATCTTCTATTTTTCCCCAGGATTGTGGCTGTATAACATCTATCAGAGAATTTAAAGAAATATATGACTGGTCTTTTATAATATATGTTGGTAGTTTTCTTTCTTTAATAGCATCATTTAAATTTAAAGAAAATAAGTTACAGGTCAATAAAACAAAAAATATTGAAATAATTTTTATCTTTTTCATTTTTATTTATTATTTTAATTTTTTTCCTTTTATAAGTCAATTAAATGTATAAGTTGGGAAATGGTATTTATGCAAATTAACAATTTGTTTTTAAAAATTTTTCAGGGATGCCAAAAACATATGGCTTACCAGAAAATGGGTTTTTGTGAACAATAACTTTTGTTTCATACGCCTCTTCAATTGTTTTGTAGTCAATTACTTCTTCTACTTTCCCTTCTTTTAAAATTTTTCCGTCTTTGAAAAGGAAAATACATTTACTATATTCAGAAGATATATTAAGGTTATGAAGGATTGTAATAATTGTTATTCCTTTTTCATTATATTTTTCAAGAATATCCATTATTTTGAATTCATGCCCAATATCAAGATGAGAAATTGGTTCATCAAGAATAATAACTTCCGTCTTTTGAGCAAAAAGTTGA contains these protein-coding regions:
- the murI gene encoding glutamate racemase, which produces MKKNPIGIFDSGIGGLSVVKKVKNILKYEDIIYFGDTARVPYGTKSKKLIEKFALDDVNFLLKFNPKVIIIACHTASSLAGQLLKRKFSSLNIIDVVSSAIKKTIEITGKKRVGIIGTSATILSRKYEKLLKKHNKNISVFSMSCPLFVPLVEEGLFTAPCTYFIAEYYLKRLKKKNIDTLILGCTHYPYLKKVIQETIGRNVNIVDPSYEVALNVKKYLESNNLKDNKQTGKIKLFFSDISPYTEKVIRKIFPESGEYTLHNVPNV
- a CDS encoding homocysteine S-methyltransferase family protein — protein: MGNKKITLIDGAIGTYLTKKGYKGLTPELACIERDDLVEEIHTEYVESGAEIILTNTFGANKARLSKKKLEDKHQIINEKSIEIATKVKNKKNILVAGDIGPTGELLYPYGNIKQEECEEIFLSQAKFFIGKVDIIVLETFTDLSELEIAYSILKKNFQITIIPCLSFQIGKEYRTVMGNTIEDYISWTRNIEVKIIGINCGVGSEQMKEIVKKIYSLTEKSLWVKPNAGIPKLLHGEVIYPENKEEFVENCLFMCKNFPVEFIGGCCGTDPSYIKHLKEKINEYN
- a CDS encoding N-acetylmuramoyl-L-alanine amidase, coding for MKKIKIISIFFVLLTCNLFSLNLNDAIKERKLPTYIIKDQSYISLNSLIDVIQPQSWGKIEDRVFIIYKGEEIKFRVGEDKVIFGNKTINLKYPIKEIEGEVLVPLDNFSSIFSQVPETKEENPIPQRKIQVEEKSQKGNTYVILIDPGHGGKDTGAIGNFGLREKDVNLDVSSRLVDYLRKYFGKSSNVKVYQTRDEDVFLTLEERVQMANTLNADMFFCVHTNSAKYNRFDANGFETYYPRTKQRVENLPKIVNDEGILRDEATNEGMLTDILLELNTTNTIEESKILAEFVQEKLAERLLTPDRGAKEGNYYVLKYTPMVSVLVEIGFICNPNIELNLKDAEVRQAIAESLGNAIIEYLKSRKIIE
- the priA gene encoding primosomal protein N'; this translates as MNIIEVVFDIPVDKKFEYLIDKEIAPFVRVLVPFGKTKKVGFVVSVKKGEKQELKKVIKVYDKCPIINSYLYQLANFISETFISSLGQAIFSIIGTLPIRHTSFDIKEKKGKKEKGKRKIIIFKKEDEKKNYYLNLIKENIKDGSVLFLLPEVEIAKEYFSFLNTEFKNCILYYGEMKRKEKGEKWVEIANGERNIIIGTRICIFLPISDPSSIIIEDATNQAYLERQTPKYETLKIAEFENEKIGTSLYIGENCLSVENYLDIKNGRYGSVVLGKEENPSQIYILKLRKGLMDKNLTFLTKEAVSLMEETIIKKKKVAIVHNRKGGSKILICEKCNYKFTCKNCSTLLTLSDDGKTLFCKYCKTYFEFEKKCPECGSKKITFKSYGIEKMANVLKQTYKNLKIEKFTGESKIIDDEFDILIGTGIIEKVIKKFDFGLIIFSNADLYLNLNDFSAEEKFFILVHKFLSVTQNTCFLIIQTGSPELEIFKAIKERNEDIFFEKEIKIRKQIGYPPFSKLLKIEIKGSKKTPLEKRKKMVEEIIKEDNLKIIYSGESFPPVIGKKHIWKFLIKIDDKIPKKIKELIDGKFITASFNPSHI
- the queD gene encoding 6-carboxytetrahydropterin synthase QueD produces the protein MYKIKVIGGFSSAHRLKNYKGKCEHLHGHNWKVEIIVSGTTLDNTGLLIDFGILKKKLDFILKQLDHKNLNTIPFFNKTNPTSENISYYIFTKLKELLKNLPIKLEKVIVWENEKQCASYME